The genomic region tcataattgagtttatttttcttgctggttatttcttcaagcaattttacatttctgtttggcTGCTGAGCTGAATTTCTTCACCTCAGAGATCTCTGATCTTCTTTGACTTGCAAtttcttgttgaattctgaatcccagtacccaaatcccttttactcttcaggcaatttacatttctcagcaatttagattcagcaatttacatttcttacactttaagtttctgcaatttacttttcttgcaatttaagcttcagctcttttactttcttgctctttaagttacttgcaatttatcTCTTCTACACTTTACTTTTCTGCCCAATTTACCTTCtgtacttttattttcttgcaatttagcttctgttaatcaaaatcactcaaaccatcaaatattcgcttaactaaattcatcacctaactaaaattgctcaatccatcaatccctgtgggatcgacctcactcttgtgagtaattactacttgatgcgacccggtacacttgccggtgagttttgtgtggaatcatttttccctcatcaagtttttggcgccgttgctggggattgatttagattgacaatgattaagtatggtgataatctagattaagcattttctttttctttttactaagcacactaactgtttgaatttttgcttaagctaacctTAACATAACTCTAGCAATAGAGTTGATTGTTTGTTATTTCTGGTGTTGTATGTAtgacagaagcaaggagagaaGTCTCCACCTCTGGTGACATTAATGAGAAAACTCTTCTAAGAATAAGAAGAGAAGCCAGAGGAATGGAAGTCATTGGTGAAGAGGAATCAGAGGAAGAGATTCAAGAGATGGAGGTGAATGCCCCAAATGCACAAGAGGGAGTGGCtaacaatggccagcctcaaaggaggGTTCTAGCCTCCAATACTTTTCCTAATCCAAGGCATTGAGGGAGTAGCATCCtcactccaaatgtcaatgcaaacaactttgaattgaagcctcaactcatgaCATTGGTGAAaaacaactgttcttatggaggaggccctTTGGAGGATCCAAACCAGCATCTATCTACCTTTCTGAGGATATGTAACACAGtgaaaaccaatggtgtgcatcctgacatTTACAAGTTGTTGCTATTTCCATTTTTCCTGAGAGACAAAGCTGCTCAATGGTTGGAGGCATTTCCAAGGGAAAGCATTAACAATTGGGAGGATTTAGTGAACAAGTTCCTAGCCATGTTCTATCCTCCCCAAAGGATCATCAGACTCAAAACAGAGGTCCAAACATTCACTCAGATGGATGGAGAGTCGTTGTATgatgcttgggaaagatacaaagctTTACTTAGGAAGTGTCcaccagagatgttcaatgaatgggataaacttcaaaacttctatgaaggattgacattgagagctcaagaggcacttgactaCTCAGCAAGAGGTTCACTacaactcatgaagacagctgaggAGGCTCAGAACCTCATTGACACTGTAACAAATAACCAATACTTCTATggtcaccaaaggcaacgccaaccagctcaaaggaaGGGTGTATTGGAGCTGTAAGATGTGGATACcatcttagctcaaaacaaggtAATGCATCAACAGATTCAACAACAGATGGAgatgatggccaagaggattgatggactCCAAGTTGCAACAGTGAATACTCCCAATCAACCATCAAAGGGGCAAAATGAGGAACTCTATGAAGAGCAGCAACAAGAGAAAGTCaattatatgcacaaccaaggagttAATCAGAATGAATTTCATGGAGATACCTACAACTCATCCTGGAGAAACCCCCCCTAATTTaaggtggggagacaatcacaattaaAACCAACAGccttggcagagaaactcaaaccaaaacaactccagaaacacaaaccatcaaaaccatcaaaacactaaccaaaaccaatacagaaaaccacaaaataatcaaCCTCAATCTAATAACTATCCATCCAACAACCCATCTAATACCCAAAATAACTATCATTCACCCTCAACATCCCATAATCAACCATAACTACCtcaagaatctcaaaggatctccaacttggagatactgatggaaaagatgatgaaacatcAAGAGCTAACCAACAAGAACtatgaagcttcaatgaggaattTGGAAAGGCAGATTGGCCAATTGTCTAAGCAAACAGTGGCTGAAAGAGCACCCAATGCAttgccaagtgacaccattcccaaccccaaggaagaatgtaaagccatccaattaaggagtggaaaaacTTTGGTGAATGACATAGAAGCCACCAAGAAGCCAACAGAGAATGACAAGACCAGCAGTAAAGAGCAAGTGACAATTGAAGAAAAGAACCAAGAAAGGCTCAAGGAAAAAGAGGAACTTCAAGTTTCAAGGAAGGGGAAGCAGATTATGAAGGAGCcatcacaagaacagaggaagatAGTGAAGTCTTATAACCCTCCTttgccataccctcaaagattGCAGAAAGAAATCAAAGATCAACAGTTCCTCAAGTTCCTAGAAGTCtttaagaagctggagatcaatattccaCTGGCTGAAGCTCTAgaacaaatgcctctgtatgtAAAATTCTTCAAAGAGCTCATCAATAAGAAAAGGAGCTGGAATGAAAAGGAAACAGTGATCCTGACATAAGAATGCAGTGCAATGATCCAAGAAGgcatcccaccaaagctcaaagaccctgggagtttcttCCTACCTTGTACCATTGGTGACATAATCATTGACAAGGCACTGTATGATTTGGGATCCAGTATTAACCTCATGCCTCTGTCCATGATAAGAAGGCTATCTATAGACAAAGTGAAGCCTACACAGATGTCATTAGAGCTAGTGGATAGATCTCTGGTGATTCCCAAGGGGGTGATTGAAAATCTCTTGATCAGAGTAGGAAAATTCATATTTCCAGCAGACTTTGTAATCCTGGACTTAGAAGAAGAGGGGGATGATTCTATCAtattaggaagacctttcctgaccattgcaagggccatcattgatgttgAACAAGAACAAATGACCTTAAGGGTAAATGATGAGAAGATCACCTTAAATGTCTTCCAGGAAGTACAACATACCGTTGAAGATAATAGGTTATTGaaattaaatgagttggatgagtttagatTGGAAGCCTacgaaaatgctaagatatacaaggaaaaagaTAAGAGATGACATGACAAAAGGATCTCAAAGAAGGAattcaaaccaggacagcaagtactcttgTACAACTCCAGACTCAATGttttccctggcaaactcaagtctaaatggactggcccctacttggtgacaaaggttcttccttatggaagcctttgaactgctagatgaagccacaaagaacaatttcacagcaaatggtcacagggCAAAGCATTACTTGGGAAGCCATTGGGACAAAGAGAAGGAGATTCAGAAATTTAGCTaagcaagaatgaaggatgtcaagctagtgacattaaaagagcacttgttgggaggcaacccaaccaaaggtagttttcttATCTTAACTATTTTAATAAGAAGGTTAAGTGGTTTTAtctgcattgcaaggagctaagtttggtattgcacaccaaaacaatttaagggtgaatgaaggatgctaagtttggtgttccaccaaaaatctcatttaaaaacacaatTCAACCCTCTGCATAGCtggttactagctccaagcaatcaggatAACCACTAAACCActgtctgttttctagttttagCTGTATTACTTTCAACAAAAGCACAAAGTTTCATGTAATTGATGCAACATAGACAgtagcaagggactaagtttggtgttccccaccaaagtaagttcaagaaactacaatagttcatgcatgctaaccatttgcctaagtgcttggaaaaacaagcaacttctaataATTATGCAGAAAGACATTCAACCTCTTGAAAGAATCATCACCAAAGGAAAtgcaaaagtaaaagatgatgatgacaaaaggaAAGCTGCAAGACACCCctgagaggttgtattgtcacaaaATTCACGTTACCTTAAGATATTCTGAATGAGAAGTTACTGTTTACTTTGATGTTTAGTTCAAATAATGCAAACTTTGATGTCTGCACTAGTTTAAATGCTTCTTATCACTCAACtactttaaattcatgttttgtctccatttttgcatcaataagagaaaatgtttgaaaaagaaagtgagtgtccaatgttgtaggaattagaatGAAACTTGTGGTGGTGATTGCTTGATTAAATggaaagctcaataataaaagctgcataatagagTGTTCTATGTAGTGTGAACTTGGTTGCTATCATAAAACCTTTTATTAATGAACATCCCTGGACATAaagcaaagtaagaaagaaaaagaaaagaaaagtcaagaattggcaaagaaacaaacaataaggctagacaccaatagcttggtcCTGAGGACATATGTCTGTGgtgctttttgtactaggatatgcttggacaattaggttttgaggagtcttttaaaacttggtaacttagATTAACTAATCTaggattaccaaccgaaagtccatcatcaagagcaacctagatacaaagcatttagtgatccaaatggatgctgggcatcaatgttcctaagagaatttgtgagccaagtgtctgtagtgaagaagtgttgagcaaaattaagccaaaaggctgctgcaacacttgacactgagttaTCATtgaaaataagctttctaagcaaaagaaagaaggaaaaaccaAAAAGGGATCAATCATAGAGCAAGGCATTAtgacagcaactctagtgaatcctcaaagaagcatttcttatctatcagcaaaaaataattgagctgcattctTGTCTACATAAAATCCCATGGTTCAAATtctattatctgctaaataaggacatgcttctgtgtttcattttatttcttctcaatgtttaatgcttgcttggggacaagtacggtttaagtttggtgttgtgatgacaagtcatcttatgctagttttacaagcatttttcattagtttcattaggttttatgcactttcttgcaccataagtaagtaattggaagggattttcatgattatcttgaatcaatcaaacatcattcattttacacaaaatcataggttttatgctagaattaatggATTTATTAAAAGATGCAAAGATCTAGTGATTTTTGTgggactttgattagttgtttggttgcttgtaggtgaagaaatgatggaaagaggaatttttggcacacttttgaagcttgagcacgctttggaccttaggccacgctttaaaagcgtggcccatgacaatAAAAGCGTTGCACTCGAAGAAGGAACCAACATGCCAAGGCACAGCGTTCAAATAAGAGAATGCTACGTTGCCTTTCTTTC from Arachis ipaensis cultivar K30076 chromosome B02, Araip1.1, whole genome shotgun sequence harbors:
- the LOC107627281 gene encoding uncharacterized protein LOC107627281, with protein sequence MEKMMKHQELTNKNYEASMRNLERQIGQLSKQTVAERAPNALPKATKKPTENDKTSSKEQVTIEEKNQERLKEKEELQVSRKGKQIMKEPSQEQRKIVKSYNPPLPYPQRLQKEIKDQQFLKFLEVFKKLEINIPLAEALEQMPLAMIQEGIPPKLKDPGSFFLPCTIGDIIIDKALYDLGSSINLMPLSMIRRLSIDKVKPTQMSLELVDRSLVIPKGVIENLLIRVGKFIFPADFVILDLEEEGDDSIILGRPFLTIARAIIDVEQEQMTLRVNDEKITLNVFQEVQHTVEDNRLLKLNELDEFRLEAYENAKIYKEKDKR